CGGTAGCTCAGCTGCGCTGGGCAGGTCAGCTCCTGGAGATTCGGGCGAGCAAGGACGTGTATCACGCTATGGCCGAGGCGGTCGGCAACCTTGCCAGCGTGGTGGCGTACTCCGCGTTCGACATCGCCAAATACTCGGCGGCCGATCGTTGCTTCGAGTTCGCGCTCTGGTGCGCCGACGAAGGCGGATCCTGGCAGTTGCGCGCGAACACCCTCGCGGAGATGGCACGTAAGGCCGCCTACCTGGGCGAGCTCGACGATGCACTGTCACTGATCGAGCTGGCACAAGTCCGCGCCGACCGGCTCACCGCGACCGCACGAGCCATGCTGCGGACCCTTCGAGCGCGCTTGCTCGCGCTGATCGGCAGGCACGACGAAGCCCAAGCAGATGTTGAGCGCGCCGACGCCCACTTCCAGGACAGCGATCCGGGCACGGACCCACCGTGGTTGTGCTACTACGACGCCGCCGAGCACCAGGGCAGCACCGGCAAGGCGTTGATCCCGATCGCGCAGAGCGACCACGGCGTTTGCGACTGCTTCAGCTGCCTGGTCGATCCCAGCACCCCAGTCGGCAGGCGTTTCCGGCCGCCGCTCCAACTCTCGATGCTCTTCCAGCATCTTGGCCTTACGGGCCGGACTCGACCGGAAACGGCGCGCCGTCCCGCAGTGTCGAGGCTGCCTGACGAACATCTTCGTTCGGGACTCCGCGCTCTGCGAGCAGGCACCGGGCGACATCGAGCCCGGCCATATCCAAGATCAGCCAGCCCTCAGGCGGATGAAGCCCAACCGTCTGGTCGCTTACCGACCCCAACAGATCTCCCCACGTCTATTGGTCGTTCGACAAAATCACGGTAGATGATCCCGACATGAACGCGGGGCCGTGCGCGTCGCGCTCGTGCTGTCCCAAGACATCAGGGTCTTCGTCAGCAAATGAGCAGCAATCAGCGGCGCAGGGCCACGATAGAGGCTCATCGGGGTTAAACGTTTCTATCGACAACTCACACCCACATTCATCGTTACGCGCTACGCGCGGTAGAGTCTTTGGCGGACCCGGTAGGTAGCTGCTGGCCGGGGGCCTTTTCGGCTCACGGATGCCGCTTACACTTCGGGCACTGCTCGATATCCTGGGAAGCTTCCCTATCCACAACTGCGGAGCCGCATAGCGAGAAGAGGAAAACTCGCCCGTGTATTTTCACCTTGCGTGCGTCTGGTCCGATACGGTGCCGCAGGGCACGGAAAATCCCGGGTACCATTGACAACCGTCGTCCAACTCCCCGGACACAGAGAACCATGCGCTCACAGCGGGTCTCATCACAGCTCTAGCTTTCGGAGCCTTTCGGTTATCTCGGTCAGAGTCTCAGCTAGCTTGCTCAGATCATCCTGAGAAACGGCCGGATCACCGATGATCCGGTAAGCGACTCGGATGAGATCCCAGGAGATTTGATCCAGGGCCGCATTGTCCACAGCAACACCTACCTAATGCCGTCCATTTGGGTGAGCGGACCCGGCCCGGTCGAGGGGGAAGACAAACCGGTTTGCTGCTGCCCCGTCGGATGCAGTTCCCCGGTTTTGTGCGAACCGGGCCCGCTCGGTATCCACCTTGATCGCCTGTCGCTATCCTGGGAAGTGGATAAGTGTTGCCAGGGGTTGCCAATAGGTTAGGGAAACCCGTGACCGGTATAGGTGCCGTACTGAGAGCCGCGCGGATAGGCGCGGGGGTCAGCCTCCGGGAGATGGCATTGCGCGTCTGTATCGACGCTCCCCACTTGTCCAGGCTTGAGACCGGAAAGCGACCAGTACTCCCCAGCCACATAAAGGCATACGAACGAGCTCTAGGTGTGGAAGGACTGGCAGACGACATGGACAGGAGAGCACTCCTCAGAGCGCTCGCCGCAACTGCGGCGGGCGAACCGTTGACACGACTCCTTGACGGGCTGGTGGCCCCAGCGGAAGCCGGGCAAGTTGGCAGGATCGAAGTCGAGGCCATTCGGGAGGCCGCCCGGCACCACTCAGCGATGGATCTCCAGTACGGCGGCAAAGTCGCAGCCAACGTCGCAGGGGAGTCCCTGAGGTGGGCCGTAAGCCTCTTGGATCGGCCCATGACATCCGAAACCCGCAAGGCGCTTTCGAGTGCCGTGGCATCGCTCACGGACAGGGTTGCGTGGTCATTCCACGATTCCGGGCTTAAGTACCAGACTCGGCGTCTGTCTGAGTTGGCGATCCGTACAAGCAGCGAGGGAAACGATCCGACCCTTACCGCACATGTTCGGCTGAACGTTGCCGCGTTCATGGAGACGATGCCGCGAGACGCGGCTGCGATGCTTACGGGGATCCCCCAACAGAGCGGGGTGCATCCGTTGGAGCGTGCCAACGTGGCGGCTGGGAGAGCCCTCCACCTTGGCAACGCGGGAGAGGTTCGAGAAGCCAAGAACCTGCTAGGTATGGCTGAAGACTTGATCGGCAAGGATTACCCGGACGGGTTGCCTTCGTGGGCCGGATTCCTGTCGGAACCGCACCTGTGCGCGATACTGGGCGACTCGTACAAAGCGATCGGGGAGTACGAAAAGGCTGCCTCGTACTGCCAGCAAGCCCTCCGGGGCTTCGGCCCAGAGAGGGGCCGGGGGAGGGTCACGGTCATGGTCCGTCTCGGCCTGGTCCGTCTAGCTCAGGGCCGGGTAGAGGATGCACGAGAGCAGGCAGAAGCG
The sequence above is a segment of the Saccharopolyspora phatthalungensis genome. Coding sequences within it:
- a CDS encoding helix-turn-helix domain-containing protein, giving the protein MTGIGAVLRAARIGAGVSLREMALRVCIDAPHLSRLETGKRPVLPSHIKAYERALGVEGLADDMDRRALLRALAATAAGEPLTRLLDGLVAPAEAGQVGRIEVEAIREAARHHSAMDLQYGGKVAANVAGESLRWAVSLLDRPMTSETRKALSSAVASLTDRVAWSFHDSGLKYQTRRLSELAIRTSSEGNDPTLTAHVRLNVAAFMETMPRDAAAMLTGIPQQSGVHPLERANVAAGRALHLGNAGEVREAKNLLGMAEDLIGKDYPDGLPSWAGFLSEPHLCAILGDSYKAIGEYEKAASYCQQALRGFGPERGRGRVTVMVRLGLVRLAQGRVEDAREQAEAARRAMATVNSVQARERLDKLTSRLDALA
- a CDS encoding tetratricopeptide repeat protein — translated: MSRAELAEAVNRYLWDTTGKRHELDAHAIARYERGDVRWPSAHYRSGFRAVLGAATDADLGFHPTRRGNTTTPTRAERTTRSVPDYCGRIDLGASPTEFLASTTVDTPLPKALGWTEVEHVRATTRAVALSENFFGGGLSCDAAVAQLRWAGQLLEIRASKDVYHAMAEAVGNLASVVAYSAFDIAKYSAADRCFEFALWCADEGGSWQLRANTLAEMARKAAYLGELDDALSLIELAQVRADRLTATARAMLRTLRARLLALIGRHDEAQADVERADAHFQDSDPGTDPPWLCYYDAAEHQGSTGKALIPIAQSDHGVCDCFSCLVDPSTPVGRRFRPPLQLSMLFQHLGLTGRTRPETARRPAVSRLPDEHLRSGLRALRAGTGRHRARPYPRSASPQADEAQPSGRLPTPTDLPTSIGRSTKSR